One genomic region from Rosa rugosa chromosome 1, drRosRugo1.1, whole genome shotgun sequence encodes:
- the LOC133712179 gene encoding probable glutamate carboxypeptidase LAMP1 isoform X2 produces MIIKTATAAFLAILTRFLLFSPTPKSSYHSLFISDSLSSNTSISRHLHTLTRRPHVAGTPANAEAAAYVLSIFTSSNLLSRITPYHVALTYPISRSLTLTPTPSPSSPPISFDLQQETYPGDPYADVAAEVLPTFHAFAKSGDVTGHVVYVNYGRVEDYETLKKMGVNVSGTIVLARYGEIYRGSIVQIAYEQGAVGALVYTDRKDYGGGRWFPEEKWLPPSGVQVGTVYNGIGDPTTPGWASSEECERLSDEEVDKGGDLTLIPSLPISGADGETILRAIGGQVANDDWQGSGDAPTYRVGPGPGVVHLSYTGKQVIEQIENVIGVIEGEEEPDRFVILGNHRDAWTFGAVDPNSGTAALLEIAQRLGKLQEKGWKPRRTIILCNWDAEEYGLVSLSPSVTISILYAPGFWASATPQLDELLKQATQQVKDPDNSSQTLYQAWIGSSSSPTIGRLGSGESDFAAFVQYIGIPSADMAFGKGYPVYHSMYDDFVWMEKFGDPFFHRHVAVASLWGLIALWLADAEFVPFDYTSYALELQKYMKDLEVEISDKNINLTPLFKSIEELKKAATIINNQRREIEQNKGWPSIWKNDHFKVRELNDRLMMAERAFTDQDGLFGRSWYKHLIYGPSKNDDYGSKSLPGVDEAIEKAKRLNTAESWKFVQHEVWRVARAVRHAAKVINGDLT; encoded by the exons ATGATCATCAAAACAGCCACCGCGGCTTTCCTAGCCATACTCACCCGCTTCCTCCTCTTTTCTCCGACCCCAAAATCCTCCTACCACTCCCTCTTCATCTCCGACTCCCTCTCCTCCAACACCTCCATCTCCCGCCACCTCCACACCCTCACGCGCCGCCCCCACGTCGCCGGAACCCCCGCCAACGCCGAAGCCGCCGCCTACGTCCTCTCCATCTTCACCTCCTCCAATCTCCTATCCCGCATCACCCCCTACCACGTGGCCCTCACTTACCCCATCTCCCGCTccctaaccctaaccccaaCCCCTTCACCTTCATCACCACCCATCAGTTTCGACCTCCAACAAGAAACCTACCCCGGCGACCCCTACGCTGACGTGGCAGCCGAGGTCCTCCCCACTTTCCACGCTTTTGCCAAGTCCGGGGATGTCACCGGTCACGTGGTTTACGTCAACTACGGGAGGGTAGAGGACTATGAGACACTGAAGAAAATGGGAGTCAACGTTTCTGGTACAATCGTGTTGGCTAG GTATGGAGAAATTTATAGAGGGAGCATAGTGCAGATTGCTTATGAGCAAGGGGCGGTTGGCGCTTTGGTGTATACGGATAGGAAGGACTACGGCGGAGGGAGGTGGTTTCCGGAGGAGAAGTGGCTGCCGCCGAGTGGGGTACAGGTGGGGACGGTTTACAATGGGATAGGGGACCCGACTACGCCGGGGTGGGCGAGTAGTGAAGAGTGTGAGAGGCTTTCTGATGAGGAAGTGgacaagggtggggatttgacTTTGATACCTTCACTGCCTATTTCTGGTGCTGATGGTGAGACTATTTTGAGGGCCATTGGAGGACAGGTGGCGAATGATGATTGGCAGGGGAGTGGGGATGCCCCAACTTATAGGGTTGGTCCAGGCCCTGGGGTTGTACATCTTAGTTACACT GGGAAGCAAGTTATAGAACAGATTGAGAATGTGATTGGTGTCATAGAAGGTGAGGAAGAACCTGATAG ATTTGTCATTCTAGGTAATCACCGGGATGCATGGACATTTGGAGCTGTTGACCCAAATAGTGGCACTGCAGCACTGCTAGAG ATTGCTCAAAGATTGGGGAAGTTGCAGGAAAAGGGGTGGAAACCTCGACGCACAATTATCTTGTGCAATTGGGATGCTGAAGAATACGGCCTGGTCTCCCTTTCTCCCTCTGTCACTATTTCTATTT TATATGCGCCAGGATTCTGGGCCTCTGCCACTCCACAGCTTGATGAACTTCTTAAGCAAGCTACTCAACAG gtCAAAGATCCTGATAACTCATCACAAACTCTCTACCAAGCATGGATTGGTTCCAGCAGTTCTCCTACA ATTGGCAGGTTGGGAAGTGGAGAATCTGATTTTGCAGCTTTTGTTCAATATATTGGAATTCCGTCAGCTGACATGGCATTCGGTAAAG GATACCCAGTATACCATTCCATGTATGATGACTTTGTATGGATGGAAAAATTTGGTGATCCTTTCTTTCATAGGCATGTTGCAG TGGCAAGTTTATGGGGTTTGATAGCTCTTTGGCTAGCGGATGCAGAGTTTGTGCCTTTTGATTATACATCCTATGCGCTGGAGCTACAG AAATACATGAAGGATTTGGAAGTCGAGATCTCAGATAAGAACATAAACCTAACTCCTCTGTTCAAGTCCATTGAGGAGCTCAAAAAAGCAGCCACAATAATCAACAACCAGAGAAGG GAAATAGAACAAAACAAAGGTTGGCCTTCAATATGGAAGAACGATCATTTCAAGGTGAGAGAGCTCAATGACAGACTAATGATGGCAGAGCGTGCGTTTACAGATCAAGATGGTCTATTCGGAAGGTCATGGTATAAGCATTTG ATTTATGGGCCCTCAAAGAATGATGATTACGGATCTAAATCGTTACCCGGCGTAGATGAAGCCATTGAAAAGGCAAAGAGACTGAATACAGCAGAGTCATGGAAATTTGTACAACATGAAGTTTGGAGGGTCGCTAGAGCTGTGAGACATGCTGCAAAAGTCATCAATGGTGATCTAACATGA
- the LOC133712179 gene encoding probable glutamate carboxypeptidase LAMP1 isoform X1, which produces MIIKTATAAFLAILTRFLLFSPTPKSSYHSLFISDSLSSNTSISRHLHTLTRRPHVAGTPANAEAAAYVLSIFTSSNLLSRITPYHVALTYPISRSLTLTPTPSPSSPPISFDLQQETYPGDPYADVAAEVLPTFHAFAKSGDVTGHVVYVNYGRVEDYETLKKMGVNVSGTIVLARYGEIYRGSIVQIAYEQGAVGALVYTDRKDYGGGRWFPEEKWLPPSGVQVGTVYNGIGDPTTPGWASSEECERLSDEEVDKGGDLTLIPSLPISGADGETILRAIGGQVANDDWQGSGDAPTYRVGPGPGVVHLSYTGKQVIEQIENVIGVIEGEEEPDRFVILGNHRDAWTFGAVDPNSGTAALLEIAQRLGKLQEKGWKPRRTIILCNWDAEEYGLIGSTEWVEENRDMLASRAIAYLNVDSAVYAPGFWASATPQLDELLKQATQQVKDPDNSSQTLYQAWIGSSSSPTIGRLGSGESDFAAFVQYIGIPSADMAFGKGYPVYHSMYDDFVWMEKFGDPFFHRHVAVASLWGLIALWLADAEFVPFDYTSYALELQKYMKDLEVEISDKNINLTPLFKSIEELKKAATIINNQRREIEQNKGWPSIWKNDHFKVRELNDRLMMAERAFTDQDGLFGRSWYKHLIYGPSKNDDYGSKSLPGVDEAIEKAKRLNTAESWKFVQHEVWRVARAVRHAAKVINGDLT; this is translated from the exons ATGATCATCAAAACAGCCACCGCGGCTTTCCTAGCCATACTCACCCGCTTCCTCCTCTTTTCTCCGACCCCAAAATCCTCCTACCACTCCCTCTTCATCTCCGACTCCCTCTCCTCCAACACCTCCATCTCCCGCCACCTCCACACCCTCACGCGCCGCCCCCACGTCGCCGGAACCCCCGCCAACGCCGAAGCCGCCGCCTACGTCCTCTCCATCTTCACCTCCTCCAATCTCCTATCCCGCATCACCCCCTACCACGTGGCCCTCACTTACCCCATCTCCCGCTccctaaccctaaccccaaCCCCTTCACCTTCATCACCACCCATCAGTTTCGACCTCCAACAAGAAACCTACCCCGGCGACCCCTACGCTGACGTGGCAGCCGAGGTCCTCCCCACTTTCCACGCTTTTGCCAAGTCCGGGGATGTCACCGGTCACGTGGTTTACGTCAACTACGGGAGGGTAGAGGACTATGAGACACTGAAGAAAATGGGAGTCAACGTTTCTGGTACAATCGTGTTGGCTAG GTATGGAGAAATTTATAGAGGGAGCATAGTGCAGATTGCTTATGAGCAAGGGGCGGTTGGCGCTTTGGTGTATACGGATAGGAAGGACTACGGCGGAGGGAGGTGGTTTCCGGAGGAGAAGTGGCTGCCGCCGAGTGGGGTACAGGTGGGGACGGTTTACAATGGGATAGGGGACCCGACTACGCCGGGGTGGGCGAGTAGTGAAGAGTGTGAGAGGCTTTCTGATGAGGAAGTGgacaagggtggggatttgacTTTGATACCTTCACTGCCTATTTCTGGTGCTGATGGTGAGACTATTTTGAGGGCCATTGGAGGACAGGTGGCGAATGATGATTGGCAGGGGAGTGGGGATGCCCCAACTTATAGGGTTGGTCCAGGCCCTGGGGTTGTACATCTTAGTTACACT GGGAAGCAAGTTATAGAACAGATTGAGAATGTGATTGGTGTCATAGAAGGTGAGGAAGAACCTGATAG ATTTGTCATTCTAGGTAATCACCGGGATGCATGGACATTTGGAGCTGTTGACCCAAATAGTGGCACTGCAGCACTGCTAGAG ATTGCTCAAAGATTGGGGAAGTTGCAGGAAAAGGGGTGGAAACCTCGACGCACAATTATCTTGTGCAATTGGGATGCTGAAGAATACGGCCTG ATAGGATCAACTGAATGGGTAGAAGAAAACAGAGACATGCTAGCTTCGAGGGCTATTGCTTACTTGAATGTTGACAGTGCAGTATATGCGCCAGGATTCTGGGCCTCTGCCACTCCACAGCTTGATGAACTTCTTAAGCAAGCTACTCAACAG gtCAAAGATCCTGATAACTCATCACAAACTCTCTACCAAGCATGGATTGGTTCCAGCAGTTCTCCTACA ATTGGCAGGTTGGGAAGTGGAGAATCTGATTTTGCAGCTTTTGTTCAATATATTGGAATTCCGTCAGCTGACATGGCATTCGGTAAAG GATACCCAGTATACCATTCCATGTATGATGACTTTGTATGGATGGAAAAATTTGGTGATCCTTTCTTTCATAGGCATGTTGCAG TGGCAAGTTTATGGGGTTTGATAGCTCTTTGGCTAGCGGATGCAGAGTTTGTGCCTTTTGATTATACATCCTATGCGCTGGAGCTACAG AAATACATGAAGGATTTGGAAGTCGAGATCTCAGATAAGAACATAAACCTAACTCCTCTGTTCAAGTCCATTGAGGAGCTCAAAAAAGCAGCCACAATAATCAACAACCAGAGAAGG GAAATAGAACAAAACAAAGGTTGGCCTTCAATATGGAAGAACGATCATTTCAAGGTGAGAGAGCTCAATGACAGACTAATGATGGCAGAGCGTGCGTTTACAGATCAAGATGGTCTATTCGGAAGGTCATGGTATAAGCATTTG ATTTATGGGCCCTCAAAGAATGATGATTACGGATCTAAATCGTTACCCGGCGTAGATGAAGCCATTGAAAAGGCAAAGAGACTGAATACAGCAGAGTCATGGAAATTTGTACAACATGAAGTTTGGAGGGTCGCTAGAGCTGTGAGACATGCTGCAAAAGTCATCAATGGTGATCTAACATGA